The proteins below are encoded in one region of Pseudomonas entomophila L48:
- a CDS encoding glycosyltransferase, whose amino-acid sequence MKPALELIWVVPSLASLGGSEYAAVTFARLVAGDGHRVRLLTGPEVHPAWRALLQVEGLSVVQDPHGSATAMADTLACLLAARPADLIQFMPIEAHCLAWLDRRTAVPVIGWEPTDLSPRCWWLPNTLRQRLHELDGLLVLNPDAAIHAHEHYAYRGSVSVLANTLLSVPAKVSAPRELGQVVGCISRLSAEKGLEFLLAAFALLLERCPRATLRLWGEGEDQARLENLARMLGIEASVDFAGGFEPFGGIDDVAASADVFVLSSLFEGAPVALLELAARGRPLVASATSGARWVCGQAYPWLTAVGDTRAMADALADALNGQGRSTLGAQLRQRFEQQFAPSQALATLNAAYARVLATGLRP is encoded by the coding sequence ATGAAGCCTGCGCTGGAGCTGATCTGGGTGGTGCCCTCGCTGGCCAGCTTGGGCGGCAGTGAATATGCGGCCGTGACCTTTGCCCGGCTGGTGGCTGGCGACGGTCATCGTGTGCGCTTGCTCACCGGGCCTGAAGTGCACCCGGCATGGCGAGCCCTGTTGCAGGTCGAGGGCCTGAGCGTGGTTCAGGATCCGCACGGCAGCGCGACGGCGATGGCCGACACGTTGGCGTGCCTGCTGGCGGCACGGCCCGCCGACCTGATCCAGTTCATGCCCATCGAAGCCCATTGCCTAGCGTGGCTGGACCGGCGCACGGCGGTGCCGGTCATCGGTTGGGAACCCACCGACCTGAGCCCCCGATGCTGGTGGCTGCCAAACACCTTGAGACAACGCCTCCATGAGCTCGACGGGCTGTTGGTGCTCAACCCCGATGCAGCCATTCATGCCCACGAACACTACGCCTACCGTGGGAGCGTCAGCGTACTGGCCAACACCTTGCTCAGTGTGCCTGCCAAGGTTTCGGCGCCCCGCGAGCTGGGGCAGGTGGTGGGGTGCATTTCGCGCCTGTCGGCGGAAAAGGGCCTGGAGTTCCTGCTGGCGGCCTTCGCCTTGCTGCTTGAGCGCTGCCCACGCGCCACCTTGCGCCTCTGGGGCGAAGGCGAGGACCAGGCGCGCCTGGAAAACCTGGCGCGGATGCTGGGCATCGAGGCATCGGTGGACTTTGCCGGCGGCTTCGAACCTTTTGGCGGCATCGATGACGTGGCTGCGAGCGCCGATGTGTTCGTGCTGAGCTCACTGTTCGAAGGCGCGCCGGTCGCGCTCCTGGAGCTGGCGGCCAGGGGCCGGCCGCTGGTGGCCTCGGCGACCAGCGGTGCCCGCTGGGTGTGCGGGCAGGCATACCCGTGGCTGACGGCGGTCGGCGATACCCGCGCCATGGCCGATGCCCTGGCGGATGCACTGAACGGCCAAGGGCGGTCGACCCTGGGGGCGCAGTTGCGCCAACGCTTCGAGCAGCAGTTTGCCCCGTCCCAGGCACTGGCCACCTTGAACGCGGCCTATGCCCGTGTGCTGGCGACAGGCCTGCGGCCATGA
- a CDS encoding PIG-L deacetylase family protein, producing MSSRGDAWLLSPHCDDIAYSLAGRLLSGTERGPGVRLLTIFSQSRFAPYAPTLNTQAQISSWRQAEEARFCAALHLAHESLDLAEAPLRGYPDVDSLFIVDGVIPDDPALEHLEQQLRQRLAQARPARVYAPLGVGGHIDHLLTRRAAQRVFADICPLLLYEDLPYAGELSAGALAHQLARTARGLRPLLTPLADWLPEKLRHLAGYASQVAEKDLASVATHAHLIGGERVWTLG from the coding sequence ATGAGCAGCCGGGGCGATGCCTGGCTGCTGTCGCCCCACTGCGACGACATCGCCTATTCGCTGGCGGGGCGCTTGCTGAGCGGGACGGAGCGAGGGCCGGGCGTGCGCCTGCTGACGATCTTTTCCCAGAGCCGGTTCGCCCCATACGCGCCGACGCTCAATACCCAGGCGCAGATTTCCAGCTGGCGCCAGGCTGAAGAAGCACGTTTCTGCGCCGCGCTACACCTTGCCCACGAGAGCCTGGACCTGGCCGAAGCCCCGCTGCGTGGCTATCCCGATGTCGATTCGCTGTTCATCGTCGACGGCGTGATACCGGACGACCCGGCGCTCGAACACCTGGAGCAGCAGTTGCGCCAACGCCTGGCCCAGGCCCGCCCGGCCAGGGTCTATGCGCCACTGGGGGTAGGCGGGCACATCGACCACCTGCTCACGCGCAGGGCGGCGCAACGGGTGTTCGCCGATATCTGCCCGCTGCTGCTCTATGAAGACTTGCCCTATGCCGGCGAGTTGTCGGCAGGCGCGCTGGCACACCAGTTGGCGCGCACCGCCCGGGGTTTGCGGCCCTTGCTTACGCCGTTGGCGGACTGGCTGCCGGAAAAACTCAGGCACCTGGCCGGTTATGCCTCCCAGGTGGCGGAAAAAGACCTGGCCTCGGTGGCAACCCATGCTCATTTGATCGGAGGTGAACGTGTCTGGACCCTTGGCTGA
- a CDS encoding glycosyltransferase: MADICILTFAVDRPQALARCIASVAAQQGGLRVEHRILSERAMALRSHPALVGWREWVVWQPLEGQPFQGASSQRMARLRAAALAQVEQPLVAFLDDDNALEPEHLQTLCQCLEDPQMQAAHAWRQILNPDGTPFPFTHYPWHDDPVVANRMYRWGLAHGVFSPGSPVMHDGVRGPEEPDSCATVDMNEWLFRTECLRRLGFDERFSQREVDLRVGEDDKLFQRVREQGVKFACSERATVRYYLGGVSNLRQTSGPTQASAGVHP, encoded by the coding sequence TTGGCTGATATCTGTATCCTGACCTTCGCCGTGGACCGCCCGCAGGCGTTGGCGCGCTGTATCGCCAGTGTCGCCGCGCAGCAGGGCGGCCTGCGTGTCGAGCATCGCATCCTGTCCGAGCGGGCCATGGCACTGCGCTCGCATCCAGCCTTGGTGGGGTGGCGTGAGTGGGTGGTGTGGCAGCCGCTCGAAGGGCAGCCTTTCCAGGGCGCTTCCTCGCAGCGCATGGCACGCCTGCGGGCCGCGGCGTTGGCCCAGGTGGAGCAGCCGCTGGTGGCGTTCCTCGATGATGACAACGCACTCGAACCTGAGCACCTGCAGACCCTCTGCCAGTGCCTGGAAGACCCGCAAATGCAGGCGGCCCACGCCTGGCGCCAGATCCTCAACCCGGACGGCACGCCGTTCCCGTTCACCCATTACCCCTGGCACGACGATCCGGTGGTGGCCAACAGGATGTACCGCTGGGGCCTGGCCCATGGCGTGTTCAGCCCCGGCAGCCCGGTGATGCACGACGGCGTGCGCGGCCCCGAGGAGCCCGACAGCTGCGCCACCGTGGACATGAACGAATGGCTGTTCCGCACCGAGTGCCTGCGCCGCCTGGGCTTCGACGAGCGCTTCAGCCAGCGCGAAGTGGACCTGCGGGTCGGTGAAGACGACAAACTGTTCCAGCGGGTGCGCGAGCAAGGGGTGAAGTTTGCCTGCTCCGAGCGCGCCACCGTGCGCTACTACCTGGGCGGGGTGTCCAACCTGCGCCAGACCAGCGGCCCGACCCAGGCCAGCGCCGGGGTCCACCCATGA
- a CDS encoding DegT/DnrJ/EryC1/StrS family aminotransferase, with protein sequence MSGLALFGGTPVHSQAWPQWPQSTVKSERALLTVMRSGRWSVSGLETDGSPTWDQRFAEAFAHYNGVRHCVPTANGTSALMAAMQALGIGAGDEVIVPGLTWVACASAVLAINAVPVIVDIDPHSLCLDPRAVEAAIGPRTRAIMVVHLYNAIADLDALLPMARRHGLHLIEDCAQAHGAQWRGRHVGTLGAVGTFSMQNGKVLTSGEGGACICDDPALAERIFRLRADGRQRVTDSVPAGYMTLEEGGRGFAQNACLSEPQAAILLSRLEDLDHENAQRARQAQRLRLFLQEIGGFAFQQTAEGTERTTLYHFPVRLEGPEFEGVPVEQVCRALSAELGCWVHPPYPPMDAFAVLAPGHSQRLLTAPWVPQPLRRAQAAHRQHVMLAHWLFLADDQAMVHVAQAFAKVKEHAHELRAGQGEGL encoded by the coding sequence ATGAGCGGGCTTGCCTTGTTCGGTGGCACCCCGGTGCACAGCCAGGCCTGGCCGCAATGGCCGCAGTCCACGGTCAAAAGCGAGCGCGCCCTGCTCACGGTGATGCGCAGCGGGCGTTGGTCGGTCAGCGGCCTGGAGACCGACGGCAGCCCGACCTGGGACCAGCGCTTCGCCGAGGCCTTTGCCCATTACAACGGCGTGCGCCACTGCGTGCCCACGGCCAATGGCACCAGTGCCCTGATGGCGGCCATGCAGGCCCTGGGCATCGGCGCCGGGGACGAGGTGATCGTCCCGGGGCTGACCTGGGTGGCCTGTGCCAGCGCGGTCCTGGCGATCAACGCGGTGCCGGTCATCGTCGATATCGACCCCCACTCTCTGTGCCTCGATCCCCGTGCGGTGGAGGCGGCGATCGGCCCGCGCACCCGGGCGATCATGGTGGTGCACTTGTACAACGCCATCGCCGACCTCGACGCGCTGCTGCCGATGGCCCGCCGCCACGGCCTGCACCTGATCGAGGATTGCGCCCAGGCCCATGGCGCCCAGTGGCGGGGGCGGCATGTGGGCACGCTCGGTGCGGTCGGCACCTTCAGCATGCAGAACGGCAAGGTCCTGACCAGCGGCGAGGGCGGCGCCTGCATCTGCGACGACCCCGCCTTGGCCGAGCGCATCTTTCGCCTGCGCGCGGATGGTCGGCAGCGGGTCACCGATTCGGTCCCGGCGGGCTACATGACGCTGGAGGAGGGCGGTCGGGGCTTTGCCCAGAATGCCTGTCTCAGCGAACCCCAGGCGGCGATCCTGCTCAGCCGCCTGGAAGACCTGGACCATGAAAACGCCCAGCGCGCCCGCCAGGCCCAGCGCTTGCGCCTGTTCCTCCAGGAGATCGGCGGGTTCGCTTTCCAGCAGACCGCCGAAGGCACCGAGCGAACCACCCTGTACCATTTTCCGGTGCGCCTGGAGGGCCCTGAGTTCGAGGGTGTGCCGGTAGAGCAAGTATGCCGGGCTCTGTCCGCCGAACTGGGCTGCTGGGTGCACCCGCCTTATCCGCCGATGGATGCCTTCGCGGTGCTTGCGCCCGGCCACTCCCAGCGCCTGTTGACGGCCCCGTGGGTGCCGCAACCGCTGCGTCGCGCCCAGGCCGCGCATCGCCAGCACGTGATGCTGGCCCATTGGTTGTTCCTCGCCGATGACCAGGCCATGGTCCATGTCGCGCAGGCGTTCGCCAAGGTCAAGGAGCACGCGCACGAACTGCGTGCGGGCCAAGGAGAAGGGCTATGA
- a CDS encoding 3-dehydroquinate synthase family protein — translation MNSLLQDMPARRSIQEQPVRTLDFRFGEQRMEMLLGYCFTDQIAQRVSEQAAHVLLVADRRVYELWGAPLLAALQRHLPVTCLLVEAIEAAKTLGVLQDLLDQAVAAGATRRSVVVAFGGGLTGNLAGMLAGLLYRGIRLVHIPTTLLAMSDSVLSQKQAVNGSAAKNMYGLYHPASLCCVDVQYLQSLPAPAFSAGVVELCKNGLAFDAATVPALERLAADTTPAGWIELVQLGIQAKQQLLLDDPLEHDLGVVLEYGHTVGHALELETGTLTHGHAVGLGMLVAAAIARERGWLSEQEEHLHAQLLLRCGAPLSLENLPAFDQVMARVRQDNKRGRIRLNAGQYPFVLLRGIGQPAMSQGQPLVGVDEGEIRRAYAKLQAGYYSALRVAE, via the coding sequence ATGAACTCGCTTCTGCAGGATATGCCGGCGCGGAGATCGATCCAGGAGCAGCCGGTACGGACCCTGGACTTCCGCTTCGGTGAGCAGCGCATGGAAATGCTGCTGGGCTACTGCTTCACCGATCAAATTGCCCAGCGGGTCAGCGAGCAGGCCGCGCATGTCCTGCTGGTGGCTGATCGACGGGTCTACGAACTATGGGGGGCGCCGTTGCTCGCGGCCCTGCAACGCCACCTGCCGGTGACCTGCCTGTTGGTGGAGGCGATCGAGGCGGCCAAGACCCTCGGCGTGCTGCAGGATCTGCTCGACCAGGCCGTGGCCGCTGGCGCGACCCGGCGCTCCGTGGTGGTGGCGTTCGGCGGCGGCCTGACTGGCAACCTGGCCGGGATGCTGGCCGGGTTGCTGTACCGTGGCATTCGCCTGGTGCACATCCCGACCACGCTGCTGGCGATGTCCGACTCGGTGCTGTCGCAGAAGCAGGCGGTCAACGGCAGCGCCGCGAAGAACATGTACGGCCTGTACCACCCGGCAAGCCTGTGCTGCGTCGATGTGCAGTACCTGCAGAGCCTGCCGGCGCCGGCGTTCTCCGCCGGGGTGGTGGAGCTGTGCAAGAACGGCCTGGCCTTCGATGCCGCGACCGTGCCAGCGCTTGAACGCCTGGCGGCGGACACCACGCCGGCCGGCTGGATCGAGCTGGTCCAGCTGGGGATCCAGGCCAAGCAGCAATTGCTGCTGGACGACCCGCTGGAACACGACCTGGGCGTGGTGCTGGAGTATGGGCACACCGTCGGCCATGCCCTGGAGCTGGAGACCGGCACCCTGACCCACGGCCATGCGGTCGGTCTGGGGATGCTGGTGGCCGCTGCCATCGCCCGCGAGCGTGGCTGGCTCAGCGAACAGGAAGAACACCTGCATGCGCAGCTGCTGCTGCGCTGCGGCGCGCCCCTGAGCCTGGAGAACCTGCCGGCGTTCGACCAGGTAATGGCGCGCGTCCGCCAGGACAACAAGCGCGGGCGCATTCGCCTGAATGCCGGGCAATACCCTTTCGTGCTGCTGCGCGGCATCGGCCAGCCCGCCATGAGCCAGGGCCAGCCGCTGGTGGGGGTGGACGAGGGCGAGATCCGCCGCGCCTACGCCAAGTTGCAGGCGGGCTACTACAGCGCGCTGCGCGTTGCCGAGTAG
- a CDS encoding UDP-N-acetylglucosamine 2-epimerase: MPEPSFNLAWVDEARLANTVDQANREQRPLYLIVLATKPCYIKLASLVLACEALRLPFLLVDTGQHYDPVLTQAREELGYEHLLAVSFGIRGSLLGRTAQLALAIECLDARLKAVGLRQSAVPLVSGDTATAAMFAQFWYLAHGARSVHVEAGLRSYGPDRGAWANLQDLAEQRQLRWQRFYEEPFPEGVCTTLASVVGDLLLAPVERNVEHLLREGYPLPQLRQVGSLSSDAVRLALPRAARSQLFSLYPELVLGRWLRVDLHRRENMTAQALQAVLQGLGRLALDGVQVVLVRTNALDGALVQHQLAGLLDEVRLKGVVVQPMWPHYTDVIHFLSSGHCLALYTDSGGLQEEATVLGVPCLTCRLSTDRPETVLDAQSNLLLPPLSAAFVHRHLRDVLARPTAEAWPGLQRGRTLYGQAVGQGIAELLKVYEAPAVLAGAQAQYLPRVSE; the protein is encoded by the coding sequence ATGCCCGAACCGAGTTTCAACCTGGCCTGGGTGGATGAAGCCCGCCTGGCCAACACCGTTGACCAGGCCAACCGCGAGCAACGGCCGCTGTACCTGATCGTGCTCGCCACCAAGCCGTGCTACATCAAGCTGGCCAGCCTGGTGCTGGCCTGCGAGGCGCTGCGGTTGCCGTTCCTGCTGGTCGACACCGGCCAGCACTACGACCCGGTGCTGACCCAGGCCAGAGAGGAGCTGGGTTACGAACACCTGTTGGCGGTGAGTTTCGGTATCCGTGGCTCATTGTTGGGGCGCACCGCGCAACTGGCACTGGCCATCGAATGCCTTGATGCCCGGCTCAAGGCCGTTGGGTTGCGCCAGAGCGCGGTGCCGCTGGTGTCCGGGGACACCGCCACGGCGGCGATGTTCGCCCAGTTCTGGTACCTGGCCCATGGCGCACGCAGCGTGCACGTCGAGGCCGGGCTGCGCAGCTACGGCCCTGATCGTGGTGCCTGGGCGAACCTGCAGGATCTGGCCGAACAACGCCAGCTGCGCTGGCAGCGGTTTTACGAAGAGCCCTTCCCGGAAGGGGTCTGCACCACGCTGGCCAGTGTGGTCGGCGACCTGCTGCTGGCCCCGGTGGAGCGCAATGTCGAGCACCTGCTGCGTGAGGGCTACCCGCTGCCGCAGCTGCGCCAGGTCGGCTCCCTGAGCAGTGACGCGGTGCGCCTGGCCTTGCCACGGGCTGCTCGCAGTCAATTGTTCAGCCTGTACCCGGAGCTGGTCCTGGGCCGCTGGCTGCGGGTGGACCTGCACCGGCGCGAGAACATGACCGCCCAGGCCTTGCAGGCGGTGTTGCAGGGGCTGGGGCGACTGGCCCTCGACGGCGTGCAGGTGGTGCTGGTGCGCACCAACGCCCTCGACGGCGCACTGGTCCAGCATCAGCTCGCCGGCCTGCTGGACGAAGTCCGGCTCAAGGGCGTGGTGGTACAGCCGATGTGGCCGCACTACACCGATGTCATCCACTTCCTGAGCTCCGGCCATTGCCTGGCGCTGTACACCGACAGCGGCGGCCTGCAGGAGGAGGCCACGGTGCTGGGCGTGCCTTGCCTGACCTGCCGCCTGAGCACCGACCGCCCGGAAACGGTGCTCGACGCGCAGAGCAACCTGCTGCTGCCGCCGCTGTCGGCGGCGTTCGTTCATCGCCACCTGCGCGATGTGCTGGCGCGCCCGACGGCCGAGGCCTGGCCGGGTTTGCAGCGCGGCCGCACGCTCTATGGCCAGGCCGTGGGGCAGGGCATCGCCGAGCTGCTCAAGGTGTACGAGGCACCCGCCGTGCTGGCGGGCGCCCAGGCACAGTACTTGCCGCGGGTGTCAGAGTGA
- a CDS encoding asparagine synthetase B family protein codes for MNRPAQVTTAKAASARLCGGLGGGAGDLRPWLSPMCQALGLEADHLPSTAHSHTLWCGELFNRAQLQAWLGLAAQPCTDDELLTQAFLAWGEVTTLNRINGKFALAHWSAERQRLVLACDRTTQFTVFYGRLNEHWLFSSDFGAFRPLHRQLDVDRQTLALFVRYGFVPAPHTFYRQVRKLQPGHWVSLSAHDTGEVTQQPYAPSSWAYLPTTQRKPIEAGPATQAFERHLLAAVEARLDGSTAGAFMSSGFDSTLGAALLQKTLGKPIHTFTAGFQGMHCNEAPDAAAIARHLGTLHHEIRLDDAALAGVVPDIPYAYGEPLADSSQLPSMLLARAASEYVDTVFAGDGADCVLGEYAQRLDMYRSVLRARRLPPWGRAALGHGLELAERCSTPLATGLSRWLGRRLALDDPGRDAFEDVRGVLAANGLGQVERVLGARVLDPGRLVLGEGWLDIPWPGTDAEPPRLSVLLDQLVQVQGEILIAPVTQKTIGACDHAGLRVAMPFLDGALLDFARGLPHPLKHRKHTSKWLLRQVAYSYIPRALLDRKKLGFSIWVSPLLRHHLRDWAEHLLAPGRLRDEGFFDVAQVRREWTRLLHHGEHFREERLWSVLMFQQWLDSSRAFSLRGNG; via the coding sequence GTGAACCGCCCGGCGCAGGTCACCACCGCCAAGGCTGCGTCTGCGCGCCTGTGTGGTGGGCTGGGCGGTGGCGCGGGCGATCTGCGGCCCTGGCTGTCGCCCATGTGCCAGGCCCTGGGGCTTGAGGCCGACCACCTGCCGTCCACCGCGCACAGCCATACACTGTGGTGCGGTGAGCTGTTCAACCGGGCCCAGTTGCAGGCATGGCTGGGCTTGGCGGCGCAGCCGTGTACCGATGACGAGCTGCTGACCCAGGCGTTCCTGGCCTGGGGCGAAGTGACGACCCTGAACCGGATCAACGGCAAGTTCGCCCTGGCGCACTGGAGCGCCGAGCGGCAGCGGCTGGTGCTGGCCTGCGACCGTACCACGCAGTTCACGGTGTTCTATGGCCGACTGAATGAACACTGGTTGTTCAGCAGCGACTTCGGCGCCTTCCGCCCGTTGCACCGGCAACTGGACGTCGACCGGCAGACGCTGGCGCTGTTCGTGCGCTACGGTTTCGTTCCGGCGCCGCACACCTTCTACCGGCAGGTGCGCAAGCTGCAGCCCGGCCACTGGGTGTCACTGTCGGCCCACGACACCGGCGAAGTGACGCAACAGCCCTATGCACCTTCGTCCTGGGCGTACCTGCCGACCACCCAGCGCAAGCCCATCGAGGCAGGGCCCGCCACGCAGGCCTTCGAGCGCCATCTGCTGGCGGCCGTCGAAGCCCGGCTGGACGGCTCCACGGCAGGCGCCTTCATGTCCAGCGGGTTCGATTCGACCCTGGGCGCGGCGCTGCTGCAGAAAACCCTGGGCAAGCCCATCCACACGTTCACCGCAGGTTTCCAGGGCATGCATTGCAACGAGGCCCCGGACGCCGCTGCCATCGCCCGACACCTGGGGACCCTGCACCACGAGATCCGGCTCGATGACGCGGCGCTGGCAGGCGTGGTGCCTGACATCCCCTATGCCTATGGCGAACCCCTGGCCGACTCGTCGCAACTGCCCTCGATGCTGTTGGCCCGCGCCGCGAGCGAGTACGTCGACACGGTGTTCGCCGGCGATGGCGCCGATTGCGTGCTGGGTGAGTACGCCCAGCGCCTGGACATGTACCGCAGCGTGCTCCGTGCACGCCGTTTGCCGCCTTGGGGCAGGGCTGCGCTGGGCCATGGCCTGGAGCTGGCCGAACGGTGCTCGACGCCGCTCGCTACAGGCCTATCCCGTTGGCTCGGTCGACGCCTGGCGTTGGACGACCCCGGCCGTGATGCTTTCGAGGACGTGCGGGGCGTGCTGGCCGCCAATGGCCTGGGGCAGGTTGAGCGCGTGCTCGGCGCGCGGGTGCTGGACCCAGGGCGGCTGGTGCTCGGCGAAGGCTGGCTGGATATTCCCTGGCCGGGGACCGACGCCGAGCCACCCAGGTTGTCGGTGTTGCTCGACCAGTTGGTGCAGGTGCAAGGGGAAATCCTTATCGCGCCCGTGACGCAGAAGACCATCGGTGCCTGCGACCACGCCGGCCTGCGGGTGGCCATGCCGTTTCTCGACGGGGCACTGCTGGACTTCGCCAGGGGCTTGCCCCACCCCCTCAAGCACCGCAAGCACACTTCGAAATGGCTGCTGCGCCAGGTGGCCTACTCGTACATCCCCAGGGCTTTGCTCGACCGCAAGAAGCTGGGCTTCAGCATCTGGGTGAGCCCGCTGCTGCGCCACCACCTGCGTGACTGGGCCGAGCACCTGCTGGCGCCGGGCCGTCTGCGCGACGAAGGCTTCTTCGACGTGGCCCAGGTGCGCCGGGAGTGGACGCGGCTGCTGCACCACGGCGAGCACTTCAGGGAAGAGCGGCTGTGGTCGGTGCTGATGTTTCAACAATGGCTCGACAGCAGCCGGGCCTTCAGCTTGCGGGGGAACGGATGA
- a CDS encoding Gfo/Idh/MocA family protein, producing the protein MSAIRTALIGCGTVCDWHLEELDKLRDLFDVRCLCDSVPGKAQALAQKWRVGGWTEDFQQVLDDPLIECVWILTPPFNHAELAIAALRANKHVFCEKPLAKTSAQCQEVVRVAEDSQRVFLLGYPMRFSADAGNLRKVVQSGVLGRPVVLRDVWAVCKGADSPAIHDAELGGGVVFEHTHWLDFVTWMFGPARKVYASTRKLKLGPTSAHDTVIAVIDFVSGDQALWSESWAASGLGWEPLCVGRAGIRPTFDVVGEQGVLQFPNAQGEKVLSLYRYDRPEKPVDSWTWQHDWGTNDDAFPNEHRHLYACIRHGTPPVCQARDGLRAVQLAEAILESSRSGQPVFLQP; encoded by the coding sequence ATGAGCGCGATACGAACGGCCTTGATCGGCTGCGGCACGGTGTGCGACTGGCACCTGGAAGAGCTGGACAAGCTCAGGGACCTGTTCGACGTGCGCTGCCTGTGCGACAGCGTGCCGGGCAAGGCCCAGGCGCTGGCGCAGAAATGGCGGGTAGGCGGCTGGACCGAGGATTTCCAGCAGGTGCTGGATGACCCGCTGATCGAATGCGTGTGGATCCTGACCCCGCCGTTCAACCACGCCGAACTGGCCATCGCGGCACTGCGGGCCAACAAGCATGTGTTCTGCGAGAAGCCCCTGGCCAAGACCTCGGCGCAATGCCAGGAGGTGGTGCGGGTAGCCGAAGACAGCCAGCGGGTGTTCCTGCTGGGCTATCCGATGCGCTTTTCCGCCGATGCGGGCAACTTGCGCAAGGTCGTGCAAAGCGGCGTGCTGGGGCGCCCGGTGGTGCTGCGCGATGTCTGGGCGGTGTGCAAGGGCGCCGACAGCCCGGCCATCCACGATGCCGAGCTGGGCGGTGGGGTGGTGTTCGAGCATACCCACTGGCTGGACTTCGTGACCTGGATGTTCGGCCCGGCGAGAAAGGTTTATGCCTCAACCCGCAAGCTCAAGCTCGGGCCGACCAGCGCCCACGACACGGTGATCGCGGTGATCGATTTCGTCTCCGGCGACCAGGCGCTGTGGTCCGAGTCCTGGGCCGCCAGCGGCCTGGGCTGGGAGCCGTTATGCGTGGGGCGCGCCGGGATCCGTCCGACCTTCGATGTGGTCGGCGAGCAGGGCGTGCTGCAGTTCCCCAACGCCCAAGGCGAGAAAGTCCTGAGCCTTTACCGCTACGACCGGCCCGAAAAACCGGTCGACAGCTGGACCTGGCAGCACGACTGGGGCACCAACGACGACGCTTTCCCCAACGAGCATCGCCACCTGTACGCCTGCATCCGCCACGGCACGCCGCCGGTGTGCCAGGCCCGCGACGGCCTGCGCGCGGTGCAGCTGGCCGAAGCCATTCTCGAGTCCAGCCGCAGCGGCCAGCCGGTGTTCCTGCAGCCATAG